The following nucleotide sequence is from uncultured Draconibacterium sp..
AAAAAGAACCAGGTACAGATAGGCGACCTGATAACTAAATGGAATATGTGGTAAAATAAATTAAAGCAAAAATTATGGAAAACAATTTAAAAAGAAAACTGGGACATTCAGGTATTGAAGTAAGTGCCATGGGAATGGGCTGCTGGGCCATTGGTGGTCCAACAAATCTTCAATCTTTACCACTCGGCTGGGGGCAAGTAGACGACGCAGAATCGATACGGGCGTTGGAAAAAGGAATTGAAATGGGCATTAATTTTATCGACACAGCCGATGTTTATGGTGCCGGCCATTCCGAGAAAATAATTTCACAGGTATTAAAAGGCCGTCGCGACAAGCTGGTTATCGCCACTAAATTTGGCATGGGCTACAATCCCAAAACAAGCGAAGCGATAATGGGGCTTAAAGTAACACCCGAATACACCAGAAAAGCTTTAGAGAGCAGCCTTGCACGACTGAAAACTGATTACATCGATTTATACCAGCTGCACGTTGCCAATCTAAATCTGGAGGCTGCCGAACTAATTCGCGACACACTTGAAGACCTCGTGCAGGAAGGAAAGATAAGGGGTTACGGCTGGAGTACCGACGATGAAGAACGTGCTACCTTTTTTGCCAATGGAGATAACTGCATCGCCGTTCAACACGAACTGAATGTTTTTGTTGGCAACAAAAAAATACTAAAACTATGTAAAGACCGAAAACTTGCAAGCATTAACCGCGGGCCATTGGCAATGGGCGTTCTTACCGGGAAATACAACGACCAGTCAATAGTTCCTGAAGATGACTGCCGCTCAATAATACATCTGCTGGGAGACGAATATTATATGTTCTTCGAAGATGGAAAACCAAAGGCTAGCTTACTAAAAGAGTTGGAAGCGATCGGCGAGCTATTAAGAAGCGATGGTAGAACACTGGCGCAGGGAGCACTCGCATGGATATGGGGCAAAAGCAAACGAACAATTCCTATTCCGGGATTTAAAACCGTAAAACAGGTAGAAGAAAATGCAGGAGCTTTAAAGTTTGGTCCGCTCACTGAGAGCCAGATGAGAGAAATCAAAGCAATTCTGAAAAAAGAACTGGTTCATTGAATTCGGACAGAAGTAAATAAAGAAAACCGTTCATACGCAGAGACTCTAATTACTGTTAGAAGTAATTATAACAAGAGCACAAAAAAGGCTTC
It contains:
- a CDS encoding aldo/keto reductase — translated: MENNLKRKLGHSGIEVSAMGMGCWAIGGPTNLQSLPLGWGQVDDAESIRALEKGIEMGINFIDTADVYGAGHSEKIISQVLKGRRDKLVIATKFGMGYNPKTSEAIMGLKVTPEYTRKALESSLARLKTDYIDLYQLHVANLNLEAAELIRDTLEDLVQEGKIRGYGWSTDDEERATFFANGDNCIAVQHELNVFVGNKKILKLCKDRKLASINRGPLAMGVLTGKYNDQSIVPEDDCRSIIHLLGDEYYMFFEDGKPKASLLKELEAIGELLRSDGRTLAQGALAWIWGKSKRTIPIPGFKTVKQVEENAGALKFGPLTESQMREIKAILKKELVH